One segment of Primulina tabacum isolate GXHZ01 chromosome 14, ASM2559414v2, whole genome shotgun sequence DNA contains the following:
- the LOC142524753 gene encoding WRKY transcription factor 72A-like isoform X1: MIVKEEDTVIFSGQAVQETFTEGIQEVIDHLKSAKAKMDEVAEENKKLKLTLSQMMKNYQSLKMSFDGIFTQDDHPIIFKGSFPRPDESEEKSELVCRLSLGSISGEDGKKQEKKINQDNKHLKELVKSDGLELGLDHRFHLCDSGDATKNLSSENNSLDESQEEEIEAKGSIKSLKSARSATSDEILEPNHVIKKTRVSVRAVCDTQTMNDGCQWRKYGQKVAKGNPCPRAYYRCTASPSCPVRKQVQRCADNMAILITTYEGTHNHPLPPSATTMASATTSAATMLNCGSSTSSPPSIGVFSTSSATASNFNAFNFSSSNNTLTSPYTFPRASIATSQSHPTVILDLTPQSHTSIPYNKYSHSSSLFSSTPGSSSTCLNFSSVPHSDSGSLGIYKTLFHTEIHASSYSQPSVYNKNIQEDVLSVDGIGAAAKAMARDPKFQTALATAVASLLGNGGGVNNVQESNSGQNLRLGENFGLSFSQPSSRNGVTACATSYLSKYLESLNPQQK, translated from the exons ATGATTGTTAAGGAAGAAGATACGGTAATCTTTTCGGGGCAGGCTGTTCAAGAAACATTCACAGAAGGAATTCAGGAGGTAAtt GATCATCTGAAATCGGCTAAAGCGAAGATGGATGAAGTTGCAGAAGAAAATAAGAAACTGAAGTTGACTTTGTCGCAGATGATGAAAAATTACCAATCTTTGAAAATGAGTTTTGATGGCATATTCACACAAGATGATCATCCCATTATATTTAAAGGTTCATTTCCCAGGCCTGATGAATCAGAAGAAAAGTCCGAGCTCGTTTGTCGTCTAAGCCTGGGGAGTATTTCAGGTGAAGATGGCAAGAAACAAGAGAAGAAAATTAATCAAGATAACAAGCACCTGAAGGAGCTTGTTAAATCTGATGGACTTGAACTGGGATTGGACCACAGATTCCATTTATGTGATTCTGGTGATGCAACAAAGAATCTGAGCTCGGAGAATAACAGCTTAGATGAATCACAGGAAGAAGAAATCGAGGCTAAAGGATCTATTAAAAGTTTGAAAAGTGCAAGAAGTGCTACAAGTGATGAAATCTTGGAGCCTAATCATGTGATCAAGAAGACTAGGGTTTCTGTGAGAGCTGTGTGTGACACTCAAACG ATGAATGATGGATGTCAATGGCGAAAATATGGACAGAAGGTAGCGAAAGGAAACCCATGCCCTCGAGCTTACTATCGCTGCACAGCCTCGCCATCATGCCCTGTAAGAAAACAG GTGCAAAGATGTGCAGATAACATGGCCATTCTAATCACTACCTATGAAGGAACACACAACCACCCTCTTCCGCCATCTGCCACCACCATGGCATCTGCCACCACCTCAGCCGCCACCATGCTGAACTGTGGCTCCTCCACGTCATCTCCGCCAAGCATAGGAGTCTTCTCCACCTCCTCTGCCACCGCCTCCAATTTCAACGCGTTTAACTTTTCTTCATCAAATAATACCCTCACATCACCCTACACTTTCCCAAGAGCATCCATCGCCACTTCCCAATCACACCCTACTGTTATCCTAGACCTCACCCCACAAAGTCACACCTCGATTCCATACAACAAATACAGTCATTCTTCAAGCTTGTTTTCTTCCACGCCAGGATCTTCTTCAACTTGTCTCAACTTTTCATCAGTACCCCATTCGGATTCTGGCTCTTTAGGCATTTATAAGACCTTGTTTCATACCGAAATCCATGCATCGTCTTATTCTCAGCCTAGTGTTTATaacaagaatatccaagaaGACGTTTTGAGCGTTGATGGAATCGGTGCCGCGGCTAAGGCTATGGCTCGTGATCCCAAGTTCCAAACAGCATTAGCTACTGCAGTCGCATCGCTTCTTGGAAATGGAGGTGGTGTCAATAATGTTCAAGAATCAAATTCAGGACAGAACCTGAGATTGGGTGAGAATTTTGGTCTGAGTTTTTCACAGCCATCGTCAAGAAATGGTGTTACTGCGTGTGCCACTAGTTACTTGAGCAAATATCTCGAATCACTGAATCCACAGCAGAAATAA
- the LOC142524753 gene encoding WRKY transcription factor 72A-like isoform X2, which produces MIVKEEDTVIFSGQAVQETFTEGIQEEDHLKSAKAKMDEVAEENKKLKLTLSQMMKNYQSLKMSFDGIFTQDDHPIIFKGSFPRPDESEEKSELVCRLSLGSISGEDGKKQEKKINQDNKHLKELVKSDGLELGLDHRFHLCDSGDATKNLSSENNSLDESQEEEIEAKGSIKSLKSARSATSDEILEPNHVIKKTRVSVRAVCDTQTMNDGCQWRKYGQKVAKGNPCPRAYYRCTASPSCPVRKQVQRCADNMAILITTYEGTHNHPLPPSATTMASATTSAATMLNCGSSTSSPPSIGVFSTSSATASNFNAFNFSSSNNTLTSPYTFPRASIATSQSHPTVILDLTPQSHTSIPYNKYSHSSSLFSSTPGSSSTCLNFSSVPHSDSGSLGIYKTLFHTEIHASSYSQPSVYNKNIQEDVLSVDGIGAAAKAMARDPKFQTALATAVASLLGNGGGVNNVQESNSGQNLRLGENFGLSFSQPSSRNGVTACATSYLSKYLESLNPQQK; this is translated from the exons ATGATTGTTAAGGAAGAAGATACGGTAATCTTTTCGGGGCAGGCTGTTCAAGAAACATTCACAGAAGGAATTCAGGAG GAGGATCATCTGAAATCGGCTAAAGCGAAGATGGATGAAGTTGCAGAAGAAAATAAGAAACTGAAGTTGACTTTGTCGCAGATGATGAAAAATTACCAATCTTTGAAAATGAGTTTTGATGGCATATTCACACAAGATGATCATCCCATTATATTTAAAGGTTCATTTCCCAGGCCTGATGAATCAGAAGAAAAGTCCGAGCTCGTTTGTCGTCTAAGCCTGGGGAGTATTTCAGGTGAAGATGGCAAGAAACAAGAGAAGAAAATTAATCAAGATAACAAGCACCTGAAGGAGCTTGTTAAATCTGATGGACTTGAACTGGGATTGGACCACAGATTCCATTTATGTGATTCTGGTGATGCAACAAAGAATCTGAGCTCGGAGAATAACAGCTTAGATGAATCACAGGAAGAAGAAATCGAGGCTAAAGGATCTATTAAAAGTTTGAAAAGTGCAAGAAGTGCTACAAGTGATGAAATCTTGGAGCCTAATCATGTGATCAAGAAGACTAGGGTTTCTGTGAGAGCTGTGTGTGACACTCAAACG ATGAATGATGGATGTCAATGGCGAAAATATGGACAGAAGGTAGCGAAAGGAAACCCATGCCCTCGAGCTTACTATCGCTGCACAGCCTCGCCATCATGCCCTGTAAGAAAACAG GTGCAAAGATGTGCAGATAACATGGCCATTCTAATCACTACCTATGAAGGAACACACAACCACCCTCTTCCGCCATCTGCCACCACCATGGCATCTGCCACCACCTCAGCCGCCACCATGCTGAACTGTGGCTCCTCCACGTCATCTCCGCCAAGCATAGGAGTCTTCTCCACCTCCTCTGCCACCGCCTCCAATTTCAACGCGTTTAACTTTTCTTCATCAAATAATACCCTCACATCACCCTACACTTTCCCAAGAGCATCCATCGCCACTTCCCAATCACACCCTACTGTTATCCTAGACCTCACCCCACAAAGTCACACCTCGATTCCATACAACAAATACAGTCATTCTTCAAGCTTGTTTTCTTCCACGCCAGGATCTTCTTCAACTTGTCTCAACTTTTCATCAGTACCCCATTCGGATTCTGGCTCTTTAGGCATTTATAAGACCTTGTTTCATACCGAAATCCATGCATCGTCTTATTCTCAGCCTAGTGTTTATaacaagaatatccaagaaGACGTTTTGAGCGTTGATGGAATCGGTGCCGCGGCTAAGGCTATGGCTCGTGATCCCAAGTTCCAAACAGCATTAGCTACTGCAGTCGCATCGCTTCTTGGAAATGGAGGTGGTGTCAATAATGTTCAAGAATCAAATTCAGGACAGAACCTGAGATTGGGTGAGAATTTTGGTCTGAGTTTTTCACAGCCATCGTCAAGAAATGGTGTTACTGCGTGTGCCACTAGTTACTTGAGCAAATATCTCGAATCACTGAATCCACAGCAGAAATAA